The genomic segment TTGAAATCACCGTTGAGCCGGAGCGTATTTCGATTCTCAGTTTCTCTGGCCCTAACCACACCATTCCTATGGAGGCTGTCCAAAAAGGTATATCGTTACGTTCACGTCGCTATCGAAACCGCAGGTTGGGAGAATTCCTGAAAGAATTAGATCTAACAGAAGGCCGAGCTACGGGCATTCCTACTATTCAGGATGAACTAAAAGACAATGGATCTCCACAGGCAACCATTGAGACGGATGAAGAACGTACTTACTTTCTGATTGACATTCCGTGCCACCCGGATTTCATAAAAGAACAGTTCGTCCTGAACAAGGCTGTCGTAAAAGATGGCGCAAAAGAATTGTCTGAACGTCAGAAAGTTATTATTGAAATGATTTCTGCCGACCCATTCTTATCCGCAAAGACTATTTCGGAAAAGATTTCGGAAAAGATTTCGGAAAAGACTTCGGAAAAGTTTACTGTTTCAGACAGGACCATTGAAAACGACTTGGCACAACTTAAAAAGAAGGGCATCCTTGCTCGTGAAGGTGGTCGTAAGGAGGGCAAATGGGTAATTATTAACAAGAAAGAATAATATGCCAAAGTGGTTTCATATAACGATTTCCGTATTGCTTGCATTATTGGCGATCGGTTTTTCCATTCTGATATGCGGTAAGCATCACTGGGGATATATCCCGTGTGCCGCCATAGCAATATTATTGTTTGGTTGCTTCTATGGATTCCTTCGATTGTGCTTCTGGGCGGGTGCAAAGATAGCTCTTTCCTATGTTGAGGCATACCAAAAGCATGTCCGTCCTCGTATAGAGGTGGAGGCGATACAGAAATACATCGCCGAGCATCCGGTTGAAAAGCCTGTTCAACAATCTCCCATTGAAGAAATGGCAGAACATAACAAAGTCCTTAATCAAGAGGAGCGTCTGCGCAGATTCATGGAGACTTGTAAAAGGGAGCGTGAACAATTCATCGCCATAAAAGAGAAAGCCGACGAAGAAAAGTTGGCAAAGATTCAAGCGTATGTCCGTCAAACTCTGATGGCTTTCGACTTCACTGATGAAGAACTGTTCCAAGTGAACGAGTGCATCGTTTCGCTAGTTGTTCATGGTGTTGTCGTACCCACACTTCCGATCAAGATTGAGAGAACTGGCAAGAAGATGCAACTCACGCAGCATGACTTGGCAAATCTAAGTTGGAACATTGCCAACCAGTACAAGCTCCCTAATAAGCTGGCCGCTCAGTTTGCACAGTACACCTTCCCTGCCTGGTTCTGGAATACCACAACAGAAACACTCGCCAAGAAGCTGAAGCACAGGTCCGGCGACCTCTACATCAAGATTGATGAGAATATCATTGATAACAAATATTATTCCAATTGAATATTAAACAAATATGAGAGACGCAACGAAACTTCGTATATATTTTAACGATGACAGAGCATTGTTCCTGATTCCGTTGTACCAACGTAAATATGCTTGGCAGAAGAAACACTGCCAGAGGTTGTTTTCTGATTTACAGAAGATACACAAGTTCAACTTGTTCAGCCATTTCTTTGGTAGCATAGTATCTGTTAAGGCCAGTGAAACGGAAAACGACCTGTTGATTATCGACGGACAGCAGCGTATCACTACCATTTCCATTCTAATACTGGCTGCAATCAATGCTGTTCAGAATGGGGATATGATTTGCGAAAACGAGGAATTTCTTAAAGATACGAAGGAGAAATACTTGCTCGCAAAGTATCGTCGTGGAGACCGAAAGATTAAGCTTCGTCCCATCGATGATGATATGGAAGCATACGACAAGCTTTTCAGCAACGATGAGGAACAGTTTATACCAGCGGAAAAATCAGGTATCACAAGCAACTATAAGTTCTTCTACAGCTTGATAACTTGCCAGGGGCACAAATTGGTCTTTGAAGACCTTATCGAGTCTATAGAAAAGCTTATCATTATCGATATTTGCTTGGATAGCAAAGATAACCCTCAGCTGATATTTGAAAGTCTTAACTCTTGTGGTAAGGACTTGGAAGAAGCGGATAAAGTTCGCAACTACCTCCTGATGTCTTTAACTAAGGAAGAACAGGAGGAATACTATTATACCTACTGGCGTAAAATAGAGCAAGCAACTGGCGGTGAGCCAACCATGTTCATCCGTGATTACCTTACCATCAAGAACAAAGAGATAAGCAACATCGACGAGCTGTACTTTGACTTCAAAGCTTACGACGAGAAGAGCAACATCCCGCGCAAGGAGTTGTTGGCTGATATGTGGAAGTTTGCCAAATACTATAAGATTGCGCTTAAAGGTGAGACGGACAGCCCAAAAATTAACAAGAAACTAAGGCAATTGGCGAGCATCGGTTCTAACGTGTGTATGCCGTTCTATATGCTTTTCTTGAATTACGCCAACGAAACGCAGATGAGCGAGGAGCAGCAATATGCAGTTTTCGACGTAGTAGAGAACTACTGGGCACGCCGTATTATCTGCGGCTGGCCAGCAAACTACATGGCAAAGTCGTTTGCTGTACTTCATAATGACGTCATGCGCATTTATGATACGCACAGAAAACGTGGACTGGAGGTAGAAGTTCCTTATGTGGAGGTGATGAAGTTTCTTATCCTAAAGAAACAGGGTACGGGTGTTTTTCCGACGGATGCAAACATCGAATATTATTTTCCACAGAGACAGGTATACAAGATTCCTGCTTCTTACCGTGCATTCCTTTTCGAGCGCATGGAAAATCTTGACAGCAAAGAATATGATGAGAATATCATACAGAAAATGAATGATGGCAAGATTTCCATTGAACATATCATGCCACAGCATCTTTCACCACAATGGAAGAATGACCTTGGCCCTGAAGCCGAACGCATACATGAACAGTATCTTCATACATTTGCCAATCTTACGCTTACTGGG from the Prevotella sp. Rep29 genome contains:
- a CDS encoding DUF262 domain-containing protein, with the protein product MRDATKLRIYFNDDRALFLIPLYQRKYAWQKKHCQRLFSDLQKIHKFNLFSHFFGSIVSVKASETENDLLIIDGQQRITTISILILAAINAVQNGDMICENEEFLKDTKEKYLLAKYRRGDRKIKLRPIDDDMEAYDKLFSNDEEQFIPAEKSGITSNYKFFYSLITCQGHKLVFEDLIESIEKLIIIDICLDSKDNPQLIFESLNSCGKDLEEADKVRNYLLMSLTKEEQEEYYYTYWRKIEQATGGEPTMFIRDYLTIKNKEISNIDELYFDFKAYDEKSNIPRKELLADMWKFAKYYKIALKGETDSPKINKKLRQLASIGSNVCMPFYMLFLNYANETQMSEEQQYAVFDVVENYWARRIICGWPANYMAKSFAVLHNDVMRIYDTHRKRGLEVEVPYVEVMKFLILKKQGTGVFPTDANIEYYFPQRQVYKIPASYRAFLFERMENLDSKEYDENIIQKMNDGKISIEHIMPQHLSPQWKNDLGPEAERIHEQYLHTFANLTLTGYNLDYSNRPYSDKWNGYTYKKKDKETKEEHEFTVYGYKDSAFKLSNYMKTHLLWTEAELKERGELLMRNFLKLWPMITSQYKPLEREMELVSIDDDDTELKGRSISGFRYKGARHEVLSWKMMLMEMCKLIFNEKPSEMLYLATRNNNLYSHEQNYTTKVADNCYVWSSNDTRTKRSVLLYIMKEVGINPSDLELELVPLNDNAISDSVED